TGCACAGCTTATTTTTTTCAAGAATGACCAAAAGAATTACATGTTAATATATTATAAGAAGAGAGCAAAGTTTAGTTACGCAACGCAAACGGTCAGAAAAGCCGTTGTCAGGggccaaggaaaaaaaaaagaaaccaaaaaCAAATACAGAAAAGATTAGCCACTGAGAAAGAAAAACTCGTTTCTGGACATCTGCAGATGCATTCTTTCTTTGAAGGACAGGTTTTTctggcaaaaaataaaaagaacttCAGTTGGATGAACTAATTAAGCAGAAGCCCTAATGTACAATTCCTGGCTTAACCTGCCCATAATTGAGGTAAATAATCGTCGCCACTACATTGTCTCGGCCTAATGGAAGTTAAAAATGTCTTGACTGAATATGAGAAGCTGTAGCTGCAAAGTTCAGAAATCGAATACCCTGATGAATGCTGCATGCCATCCTGGCTTTCCAGTGCTCCCTTTCTGAGCTGAGCCCCTAGCTGCTCATGTCTTTCTGGTGCCTGCCATCTGCCATTGTCACACTGCctcatgggccccacctgtcagtgacacATGGGAGTGGCAGTGTGTGCGTGTCATCTGAAGAACCCATTATATCCTGTGGCCATGTTAGAGTCTTCAGTTTAGCCGGTCCCTTCCATCTTCTCCTTGCAGATGATGATGGATGCTTTGCTTCTGCTGCATGCTATCCTGCCTGCTTGATCCAACGTCGCCTGCGACCATGTCGGAAGCTTACGAGACACCGGCTGCCGCTCTAACCTAATTCCACTGCAGATGAGAGGGGCCCTGCAAGCTTTGTGTACGTCCATGTCTGTGCCTGATGGCATCCTGTTCCTGTCCATGCCTGTGCATACCACAGATGCAGGCTGAGAAGAGAAGAAACTGCTCACAAGATACACAGAAACTTGGGGCTAAGTACAGGACAGAATGTGCACAGCACACACACATTGTGAAGGAAATTGAACTAATTGCATTTAATAGTATTCTGAAGCACAGTTCTCAGTTGGAATGTATGCAACTTCCTTTCCAGGCTTTCAGCAATTCACTGGagtagtggtttcttgatgacACTTTGACAATTGACAGAGTTAATTCAGGACAGAAATgggctgtatatatatatatatatatatgtgtgtgtgtgtgtgtgtgtgtgtgactcAGCAATGTGTTCAGGCTCAGTGAATGGGGATGATGCAAATTCTACATAAAGATCATGCAAGCACAAAAAATGAAGATAATATCGTCTACGCTACGGTTTTCCTCTACACAACTTTACACTTTCAGAAAGAGACCCATCAGTCGCGGTCCGATATGGCGGTGACCGTGATGGAGGTGCGCGTCGTCTCCTGAGACGACGAGGGAGTTGAGCGCGCCATGATGGAGGTCAAcagtgaggaggaggatgtGGCCTTGCTCCTGAGCTTGAGGTCCCTGAAATCCCTGATTACATCAGGCTTGCTGATCTTCTCTTTGTCGACCTCCATCTCGCCTGTCAGCATGCTGATGACCATTGACATGGTGGGTCGACGTTTCGAGATGTCCTGGGTGCACAAAAGACCGACTTTCAAGAATCTGCAGGCTTCGTCGACATCCACGTCATCGACCATAGAGCTGTCTATGGCCTTCTCCAAACACCCCTGATCATAACATTTCCATGTCTGCAAAGGGAAGACCATGTGGTCATCAACATTTGGGTAACATACGTACCGTTGGATGACAAAACCCAAAGTTATAGCAAGATTTGTCCCTGAATAACACATGGGAATCATGACATTTGTGGTACTGTGATGCATACAATGGTAGCTAAGCATGGAAGACTTGCCCTAGAGTGAGCTAATTTAGAACTCTTAACATCATCATTGAActcttaaaataaaaattaagttgCAGTAACAAGCCAACAGCTGTACAACATTTAGCCTCAAACTGAAAAGTTCGGTACATCATATCTTGTCCAAGAAGCGAGATGCTTGTATTTCAAATAGAAAAAAGCATACCTTCTCAAGAAGGATCTGGTCTTCGTAGGGCAATTTTGTGTCAGTGTTGCATCTTCCACTAACTATTTCCACAAGAAGAACACCAAAGCTGTAAACATCTGACTTGCGTGTCACTTGTCCTCGGATGGCATATTCAGGAGCCAAGTAACCTCTGAAAGCAAAACCACAATATAAAGAAAGGAAGAGAAGGGTATAGCAGGGTGTACATATAGTTCTTAAGTTATCACAgactagtttatttttttactccaTTTCATTTGCACTCTTTATTTTGATACACAGCAGGTTTCAAGACATATGGAGAGCAAAATCCGATGACCATAGTGAGTAATAGTATACTCTCTTCTCCAGTAAGTTTGATGGACTAGGACTATAGATGCTAGCATCCAAATCACTACCTACAAATAACTACCAAACCAGATATATGCTATTACTTACAGTGTTCCTGCGACTCTTGTACTAACATGTGATGCATCTGAAGGCAGAAGCTTCGCTAAACCAAAATCAGAAATTTTTGGCGTGAGGTCCTTATCAAGAAGTATATTGCTCGCCTTGATGTCACGGTGAACAATGTGAGGCCGGACACCATCATGGAGGAATGCTAGTCCCTTGGCAACACCGATGCATATATTTACTCGAGCCCTCCAGTTGAACTGTATGTTACTTTGCCTAGAACCTTAAAATGTAGCAAGCAGAAGGTTTTAGAGCATATGCATATTTTCCCAAGGAGAAAAGAATACAGAGGATTCAGTAAAGACAAACTACCTAGAAGGGTATGTGCAAGGCTATTGTTTTCAAGATAATTGTACACAAGGATTCTGTGCCTCCCTTCCACACAACAGCCATGCAGTTTGACAAGATTCTCATGTGAAATGTCAGAGATTGCCATAAGTTCATTAAGGAACTCCTTCACACCTTGTCTAGATTGTAACGACAGCAACTTCACAGCAACATCTGTTCCATCCTTGAGAGTTCCCTGAAATAATAAGCTGGCAAATGTCAAACACATGTAATATACTCTAGTACAGTATGCAATGGTAAATGTATAACCTTGTATACAGGTCCAAAACCTCCCTCACCAATCTTATTGGATTGGTCAAAATTCAGTGTTGCCTTAGCCAGCTCCTTATAGCTGTATCTTGTTATGTTCTCAGCACCAGAGAAGACTGTGGAAGTAAAGTTAAATGTTACAGAGAGATGCTGGCTGATGAAATGTTCAGGAAGGACATATCATAATCCAGAATTTCAGATTGTGAAATCGTACAAAAATTTTGGTGTAAAATTGGTAACCTTCATTATATGGATCACTTTGTTGCTGCCCGGTCCTTGACCTcttgaaaaagagagaaaaacaacTCATCACTGAGATGTTTCAAGCTATGGAAAACACAGCTGTGTTGTGCCTGGCTTAATTGAGATGTTGTTCGATGTATGCACACAGAGATCATAGATGTTCAGCAACAGCCATTGTATCCTGACATAGAAGAATATAAATAGATGTCAGTGCTGCCTATAAAAAGTAAAGATACAAACAGCATGCTAGGCTGCCGGTAGCATGTCCTCTCAAACATTAGCTCAATGTATACATTAGAGTCAAACAGCAAACAGAATGGCAGGAACTGCAACTAAGAGAATAACCAATGTAACTTGGTAATCATGAAAAATGAAACAACAACTTCATGTTACTAAAAACATTACATAGCATTGACACAGAACGCATCACAGTGCAAAAGAAAATAAGTGACATGTAAGCGAAGGTGAAGTGGTTATGGGAATTTTACATTTTGTTTGATAAGAACCAGGCAACTAGGAGGCCTTAAGAAAAATTCTTGGATTAACCCTACAGAAATTTCTCAAAAAGTTATCTTGAATTCTTGATTAGCAGATGATCACAAAAAAAATCTTCTTGTTATGTGTATTACAATGACAGGTTTGCACAGttacaaagaaaaaaactaaagttTCAAGTATAGTATTTTCGAAAGTACCCAAGTCCCATTGGCACACAAACTACGTTGGACATTGCTTAGCTTAAAGTTCAAACATGGGCAGCAAAGTCAATAATATAGAAagcagtttcagctccaccaatcCAACACATGTGGAGTTTTAACTGTTGCAAACACAGAAATATACGGATGCAGTTAAAATGCGCTAGCTTAGTAATTATCATTGATTAGAGATATTGCAATTCAATGCGCAATACCAATTTAGGTGAACTTTCAAGAACGGAAGTCGTCCAGGACCACTACACTACTACAGCATTTTCCATACATCAAA
The Oryza sativa Japonica Group chromosome 6, ASM3414082v1 DNA segment above includes these coding regions:
- the LOC4341832 gene encoding cold-responsive protein kinase 1 isoform X1, coding for MSCFSLFFKRSRTGQQQSDPYNEVFSGAENITRYSYKELAKATLNFDQSNKIGEGGFGPVYKGTLKDGTDVAVKLLSLQSRQGVKEFLNELMAISDISHENLVKLHGCCVEGRHRILVYNYLENNSLAHTLLGSRQSNIQFNWRARVNICIGVAKGLAFLHDGVRPHIVHRDIKASNILLDKDLTPKISDFGLAKLLPSDASHVSTRVAGTLGYLAPEYAIRGQVTRKSDVYSFGVLLVEIVSGRCNTDTKLPYEDQILLEKTWKCYDQGCLEKAIDSSMVDDVDVDEACRFLKVGLLCTQDISKRRPTMSMVISMLTGEMEVDKEKISKPDVIRDFRDLKLRSKATSSSSLLTSIMARSTPSSSQETTRTSITVTAISDRD
- the LOC4341832 gene encoding cold-responsive protein kinase 1 isoform X2, which encodes MAISDISHENLVKLHGCCVEGRHRILVYNYLENNSLAHTLLGSRQSNIQFNWRARVNICIGVAKGLAFLHDGVRPHIVHRDIKASNILLDKDLTPKISDFGLAKLLPSDASHVSTRVAGTLGYLAPEYAIRGQVTRKSDVYSFGVLLVEIVSGRCNTDTKLPYEDQILLEKTWKCYDQGCLEKAIDSSMVDDVDVDEACRFLKVGLLCTQDISKRRPTMSMVISMLTGEMEVDKEKISKPDVIRDFRDLKLRSKATSSSSLLTSIMARSTPSSSQETTRTSITVTAISDRD